tgatgagtgtattgtcaacacaccacctgaaaccagagaagtgataaaatagaagcaagaaagagaagaactcaagcaagtgacaaaaagctcagaaagtcaagaatagtcacttactcaagcacagatcgattccctaagacaagggcaacggctcgacgcaatcgatcaaaaggcaaaacatgactcctcaaagacagaggtaacgctcgacgcagtcatgctcaAAGTGAAGAAAAAAACAGGAGCCAAACAAAGAAGAAACTCCCAAAGCaggaaatcaaacaagtctcccccttgttcaatcacttctcccaaaattctcccccttgttggcacatgcacacatcaagtctaaaaagacctaaagctccccctgaagctgaaactccccctgaacagatgctatgcaatgaatgcaatgcaagaggtgtaagtgaaagcattcagggatacaatgatatgagtaacatctagtcacaagcacgtgtgcatccataaacaagacctgcatctagctcaacagggtatatcaaatcagtctagagctaggcaagttcagtttaggagaaataaaagcatcacccatgatctagcactaacaagtagggaatggaaagcagtgctaatcatactcatacaggtgatccAAACTCAGCCAAAAACAAGTTGCAAACATTCaattttcaatcaaatttatatcaagcaaatcttaatgccaggggttgaaagcttgtcatacTTCACTTAGCAATGAGGCCAAGCCTATACCAAAAGataatcagaagcttaaagcactcgtttcagtcatgcatagccttgcccgggttctcacaagtgcaaagtgagccgtcccgaaagctcgatcagtgcgacaagcaatcccacctggatcttttcaacccatttcaagaacagttcaagcaattttattaaatttagatcatttcaagtaagaattgctgaacgaaaagctacactagcatgaataggatagcaaagcatatcaacacgccctaacatgctagtagccaagacagggtgatcatgttttcagattttcaaatcaaaatagcttaactcagatgatgtcgtatacacagtggagcaagctatacatgatcaaatttatcaactcacactagcaggcactagaagatcatagcaatgtatacaagaatgctagtgcaagtgaggcaatgcaaaatgcaaacatgtacaatgcatatgcacaatgcaactaccaaacctagaaaactaagagaagcaaataaaccctacaaagctaaccaaagaaaagtcagcgatcaaaaggggtaacaaaccccgagctcccctcgcaagcgagcaaaagtgtcctgctctagcggtttggtgagaatatctgcggtttgcctctctgaagggacatggatcaggtctatgtgtcctctctcatgattatctcacaggaaatggaatctgatatctatgtgcttggttctggagtgtaggacagggttctttgcaatgctaatgactgacatgttgtctacaaagatgggaaccctaccgaaactcaaaccataattctgcaaggtttgtttcatccaaagtatctgggagcagcagctagcagcggcaacatactcagcttctgtagaagaaagcgctacgctaacctgcttgcgagaggaccaagacaccaaagatgtaccgagaaatccTATAACATAATATTTCCAAACAAGaacatggtaagatagtgaaaGGGCCTCTTCTAGTGGTTAGATCACCTAAGTAGCCTCCAACAGGCCTAGGTTCCACATCTCACTAGGGTGAATAAAAAACGGGCTTAGTTTAAATAAAACTTACATAAAAAATAGATAGGGGCCTTCCCCTACTGACTTAGGTCAAAAGAGGATGGTAAGTTAGGGGGTACTATGTCTTACCTATATTACAACATAAGGAAGCATTAAATAACTAGGCCTATGTTTGTGATGAAAGATACACTTACGGGCAACAGTAGAAAGGTAAAATTTGCTGCAAAACTTGATGGAAATATAAAAGCATAGTACAACTCCATATATAGGAGCATTATAATTCAATGAATGCTACGCGTAGTTTATGTACAAACATAATGAACTGGAATTATTGTTCTCACCGTGTATGCAATGCAGATGCAGAATATGGTTCCTTGGCCAATCATGAATGACAGGGTACGCAGAACAAGGTAGAAATACACAGCAGTCCTTGAATTGCTCCATGCAAGCACAGCTGCAAGCATGAGCAACAACAATTAGTATGCCCATTGACTTGTAGTCTACTATTTTCCTATTAGCTGATCAGACGAGATGGTCCATGTTACCAAAAGGGATGATGGAAGTGGAGGCAGTTAGAAGGAGGAGAGGCTTCCGACCATATTCATCAGCCAGCTGGCCCATCAGAGTGAGTCCTATCGCCCTGAAAATCCCTCCTACCTGCAGTCAAGAAGTTGATGGGAAAACATGCAAGCACCTGAATCCTGAACTCTGTGATTGTCCTAGCAGAACTTCAAACGGAGTGCAGAGACACCATGAGGAGGGTATCTTTAATCAGCTACTGCAGGAGACAGATCATGCATAGCTGAGAATGGCAGAATACCGAAGATTGGatgccggtgaggtagatggccTCCGGGCATGAACCTTCGTCGGCGTGGCAGAGAGCGGCAGTGACCTTGTCGACGAGCGCTGGCACGGTCATCTCCTCGGCGACCCCGTAGAGCACCAGCCCGACTATCAGGTGCAGCACCGGCCTCATCATGACGCTCATCGCATTGGCTTCTAAGACTCCCATTCCGACTGGACTCAGCTCGGTTCTTGGTTGCCAGTTACAGGGTGTTTGGCATGGACCAATTGCGTGCACTtcgtacatatatatatatatatatatatatatatatatatatatatatgtgtgtgtgtgtgtgtgtgtgtgtgtgtacatatgtatatatatgtgtgtgtacatatatatatatatatatgtgtatctCGAGCAGCTAGCCCCTTCACTTGTTCAAAAGGACAAAAAGAAATACCACCAAGCCGGAGAAGGTGAGGTCAGGTCAGctataaaaaaaaagttatcAGTATTTCTTTAGAGAAATGACATACCAGAAAGGAAAAGAGTGCTGCCGCGCTGGCACTTTTTATTGCCACGTTGTCACGTTTAGTCAATATTGTGGCTGCCTTCCTTTAGTTGGTCTCTATTGGCACTTTGATAATAGGAATATTGTGGCTGACAACAAAGGTGATGTCACACCTGGTTTAAGAAAGAAACGAATGTATCtcatatgtatgccaggatcaagttccaTACATATGATAGATGATAAAAGTAAACTATTATTACAATGTCATAACAAAAAGGTGTATCAAGAACTTTATTACATGACCAACAGTTTTAATCTTACGTGAATAAATAAATGTCTTAGGGTAACGGCGGAACTTCAACTTCACAAGTAGTTGACTGGAAGACATATGTCCAGAGATCCTTGAAATCTTTAGAAAACTCCAGACATTTATTTTGGTCTGAGCAACATTTTTCTTAATAAAGAAAGTATGAGTACACTGgctggtactcaacaagtaggATGGAAATATATGACATGCAAGACCaattcaaggaatagctgacgGGATTTGACTTTGATAAGCACTTTTAGTTGGTCaagttttattagcaagcattaactaaGTGTAAGTTTATACCATTAATCCCACAAATAAGTAACTGAAATAAATAACAATAACACCATAAAtaaagaacaaaaatttagatcatcttcaaattcaattatcatgtgagggttcaAGCCGCTCATGACCCTAAGCACGGCTGAGATATTAGTTttgactctgcagaggttgtacactttacccataaTTTGTGTTACCCGTCATGtagtgctgatcaggcacattAACCACACTTCCTTAGGCATGGTCGCATGGGTACACTACGagacctttacaaagattccctaacctataACAATCCGCTGAGAtttcaagtcaaagcggtcataacacttCCTAGTGAGGGTGACGCCTTAACTAGGAGCATATCAAAAAcctcaagaggaccgagctataccccgacGATGCAACCTCTCTTGCCCTTTCGATAAGATCATCATAAGCTAAggtttctaattaattagctAAGATCAGAGCCATAtgatattgtggttgtactgttatcctgggtggttctccatgttcctaTTAAAGCAAGATGATCTTGTTTAACAACATTAACCGGTATGAACATGAAGTAAAACAAGTATACATGTATTGCATCTTTAACCAACCATAGCCCAAAAGTAAAATCAACTAACAATGCTACCCAACATAAATTAAATAACCCAGGTTTGATCAAGGAAGGAATAAATAAATTGTGCACATCCTTAATTGGGATCCATCATATTCAAGACACATGAACATAAAGTAAATGTGAATATTTGATAAATTATTTGGGACAACAAGTATGATTAAGGGGCCACTTGCCTTCTTCAAAGTGTTGTCGCTACTTAGCGACTTCAAATCCTCGCTCTTGCTGATCCTCGAACGGCGCACCATCTATCGTATCACATAGTTACATACAAGCAAGCAAGTTCAACAATTAATAAACAGCATACCAAACAAtgtaaatagtacaaaacgagaTTATAAAGCTATTGTACATGCTCCAAAGATCgtgtgagcgcaagaatcgatgaaaaccaAGTTAAAGAgagaaagttatggctaaaacatgattctagggacctatttgtaaatgATTTGAAAGAGTAGGGGATGTGAGTGAAGAAATCGAGACcttaaaatgtaattaaacctaATTTCCAGGGGCTAGAACCTAAAACCAGAGgtcctggatggcgggtttaaTTTATAAAAAGACAGGGGTTAAAATAAAAGGAGGACtattttgtaaatacttttgcactagatagGACTGCAGGTTGATTTCTAGAAAACTGAGGGGCTCTTCTGCAAAAAGGCATATGATTGACTATGTTGACTTGGGTCAAGATTGGATCTAGACCGCCGGATCTAGATCGGAGGGCTGAGAGGCGAagggggtccggcggcggcgctggtgacgGTGCGGGTCGCCGTTGGtgagcactactacaaaaaaaccATTTGTAGGGCGGGTAAAAAACCTCTTTTTAGGAGCAGACTTCGCACCCACCTCCTCTAGTTTTGACTGCTAAAATtgctatttttaggggcgggtaacGCACCCGACTCTAAAAATGATTTTTAGAGGCGAGTCAAGGTATGACCCGATATTCTAGGCTCCCAGCCACCACCACAAGCCCTACACTTGCATCACCTGGGATTTGAACCGCCTACCTCATGCCTCATGCACTCCTTCCTTACCACCGCACCACACAATCACTTATGACTCCATAGGATATGGTATTCTTTTATGGCATCACGCGCTCCTAATAATCATTTTAGAGGCGGGTGacgcccccacccgcccctacaaataattttccaATTTAGTTTGAAAAATCATTTAATTCATTAAAATAGCAAAACAATTTAAAAATTCCATATTGCCTATTATGACATGCAGAATTTAACAAAAATATGACTCACTCTACCCTCTCATACAACAAGACTTATTTTGTGATTTCCACACTTATAATCACTATGTACAGCAAAATAtacttttaatatttttctgGTTCAATAGATCACAATAGATTTATGGTACAAATTTTACTTTTTatgatttattttgctatttttaaaaattaaatggaattttaaaataaatttaaaaattatttgtaggggcagaTGAGGGGTTGATCCGCCCTTAAAACCTCatctgcccctaaaaatggtcATTCTTTTGTGTCCATCTTTTCTCAGAAATTCTTATGTATCCGCATGGATCGGAGCAGCCTAGCTCGATCCCCCGGCAAACAAAAACAATGGCGCAGGACATGATCTGAGTTCGTTTCCTGATCCCCGAACCAAACAGAAACATTTTGGGACCTGGcgatcgagctcggcgtccacAGACCGCAGCAACTTGTGACCAGCCAGCGTGTGCCGGGAGCGGGGCGGCGCGTGTCCGCGCACGCGCGGTGGCTgcgcgcgcgtggccggcgcGCGCCTCACCTGCCGCGGACGGGACGAGCGGCCTCCGCTGATGGGCTCTACACGACACGCGCGTGCGACGGGGAAGCTGTTGATCTCTTCCTGTGGAAAAGGCAATCCAGCCTGACTCGTTCATGCAGCGTCGCCTCCTTCTATCATCACCCGGTTGAATAATTTGATCGAGTAGGTTAACCGTCGTCATTGCGTCTGAGAGCCACTTGTTCCATCATCTTTGAGCTGACAGCGACCATAATTTTTCCTAGCTAGTAGTAGCATTTAGCACGCCTGAATTGCTTGTAAGCAGCAATGAAACCATCGGTTGTGTCTTGAAACAAACTCACTCCATCGTGAAAATATAATAATGGTGGCTCTtaatagttagagaaattttacaataattgaaaaaaatagaaaccgtCCATCTGATAAAATCCTGCGGTGGTGAAGGTAGGAAATACCTAGAAGTACATAGGATAAAGTACCGGGTACTTCCAATATGCGGGACTAAGTACCAAAAAATGGGATCGaatattaatttaatttaatttttataaatacttttcaTAGATCAACAACTAGAAAAAATGTTCAAAGTAAAAATATCTGAAAGTACCCATTGGTACTTTACTATCATTGTAAAAGAGCTCTAATAGTTAATACAATCAAGTCCAATGAATATTGTAACCCAATAACACATTTTGTACTTAGCTACTCcgtctatttttatttacatgtcgtattaggGGCATGTTTGGTaaggctccagctccagctccctTCCAAACGCTCTGGAGGTGAAGCGGCTCCGTCCTGTAGCTTGTGAGAAGGTGTTGCATTAGCTTTGCCTGCGAAAAGTTGGAGCATGTggagccacaaaaccaagctcaGGCTCCACTCTTTTTTAGGAGCCGGAGTCCTCCCAAAGGTGGCCTAGGTTTGTCCTAAATCAAATTTAGGaaactttgaaaaaaaaacatttatgataccaaatttgtttcattgaatccaCCCATGAAGTATGTCTTGATAGTGCATATGTTAGATTGTAGAGTTGTTGCTATATTTCTGTAGATTTGGTCAAAATTAGTCAAGTTTGACTTAGAAAAAACTATAATACGAAATGTATTTTTAGAGGTAATACGAAATGTAAATAAAATGGAGAGAGTATTCAATAGGCCGTTTAGCAATGGACCACTGCCGAGCAATTTAATTATAACAATGAGAAAACAAGTAGCAACAGGAAATGGTGGTGAGCCTGGGTGAGCTACGACAAGGATGTGTCAGCTTTTAATACAGAGAAATTCGAGGCGCTGCCACTTTTGTGGCTCTGCTGAGGATGTTACTCATCTCTTCTTGCAATCCCCAACAAAAAAACGCACTCAACTGTAATCACTTGCTTCTTATGGAGTTTGTGGAAATGCAGGAACTCCAAAGTCTTCCAGCAAGTGGATGAATCGGATGCGGACATTGTGAGGCGCTGCTCCTCTCATCTTTCTCTTTGGGCTAGCAGAGCAACTTCTGCTATGAGTAAAATTTGTATTGAGAATTGgagctcttttctttttctaatgTAACTCTTTTTGCACCCTGGTCTTTGTTGTTTTTCTGGTTTCACCCCTCTCCCTGCCCCCTATGCCTCTGTTGATGTAATCCTTCTGTAAACGTTTCCTCTTGGTTAATATATGTTCAGGATGACCCTAATGGATCCGCCGTAGTTCTCGTCAATAAAATAATACAAAAaaatggcatggcatggcataaAAACAAGGGTGCTGACACTTCTCATGCAGTCGTGTAAGCTATTGCGTGCAAGCAACACTGCGGATGACCTTTTGCTTGTTTTGGCCCAGGCAGAAGGAATTAGCAATATATAATCAAGGGTTGGCACTTTTTACTAATCCTACTGAAGATATCCTACTCCTAATTTCTGAGTCATGATAACAATGCTATACGGTTTTCTCACTGTAAAGTACTGAAGAGAAAACCCACACAGTATAGGGTAACATCACATTTTTGGTACTGCAGCAATCAAAACAAACGCATCACAAGTAAATAAGACTTTCAGGCATGATTTTTGTATGCAGTTTTGCCGTTAGCTGGTGTAATTGCAAGGCTCAGAGAGATGATTGTTTTGTTCTTGAGTATTCCGAGCCGTTACTCATTGGTGAACATGATCATTTTACCTACTGACGCTCGCCTACTGACGCTCGGCTCAGTGTGAAATGCAAATAGTTACCCCTTCTGTTAAGGGTCATAGTGGTCATGCTAACGGCAACACTCTGAACAATGTTAGCTATCACCTGTGTTGTATGAGTTTGCGTGCATACATCGCATCCAATTGTGTTGTATGGCTTCATAATATATTGGTTGTGATTTCAAACTTCAAGGCCTATAACATTTACCACTCCCTCTATTTTTTAATATATGATGTTTAGGACAAGGTAATTATATCATTTTAGCTTGTCCTAAACAGCATAAGACCcatatatttaaaaatggagggagtaatactAAACATGTTATAATAATTGATGATCAACAAACAATGTGAATTGGAATATCTGACCGTGTTCCTCTGCTTGTGAACAACGGTGGTTGTTGATGCACTCCACtaagcttttcagcaaaacctCGTTGTGAACTGTGGTAACCATTCGTCTGCCGCTTCGAGATGGCTCTCACCTCATTGATGGTCGCCAGCTGGCGTTTTAAGCCAATAAAGGGGCTTGCAATGCTTCCTCACTAGGCTCATCTGAAACTGCAACTTCTGTGCATTTGTCCGCGCTTTTTCGATGCAGTGTACAAGCAAAACATAAGGAGGCTACCTGCAAAAATATTTAGCATTGTAATAAATACCTTACTTTATGTTCTGTTTGTATATAGTAGTATCCTTTATTGGTATGGTAGATGTATGTATCATACTGAGATAGTAAAAGGGTCTAACCAAGACAACACTAGCCACGATGAAACTGAAACCTTTGCAATTAAAGGGAGCCTCCTGTGAAATGAAGTAAGCTGAAACAGAGGTGAAGGACAGAATGAGATCAAAATAAGAATAGTACAGTGTACAGAGCCCAGTAGTCCCCCAGGCAACATAGAAAATTGTCAGAACTACTTGCTCACAGGTTAGTGGGTTCATAAACAGAGGTGCCAGCATTATAGCAATAGATTGTACAGTCGCGATGAAACCTTGTGCCTTTCCCTGGAAAGTAAGGAAAAACAAATTGATAATGCAGAAGACTACACAAAGGTTCAGGTATACACAGATATAACCAGGACAATTGGGATTGAGAGTATGTATACCTGCTCCGTTGAGAGTACTTCCCTAGAAATGATTGCATGGATCTGCATATTTTTAATGCAATGCAAGTAAGACTACATTAaccaaatatttttataatgcgCAGAAACATAATGGCTGAGTTTGTGTCTGGAAACTTCGAGTAACTGCCTTCCCTTATAGTAATTAGAAactgtgaaaaaaaaatatgtcataGTGCCTAGAGGACAGATATATAGGGTTGGCTTACAGCTGGTCTGGCCATCACAAAGATGATGCCAAATAAAGAGCTAAAATAAGGGACCTGCAATATAGGTACAAGCAAAATTCAACAATGATCTATGTGCACATTTTTGCTTAAAATTGCAATTACTTAAGTAAGTACGTGCTTAATAAATACATACCCACCAAGCCCATGCAACACCATAAAGAAAAgcctgaaaatatatttcaaaaATCAATATACTTAATTTTGTAACAATGTAGCTGAGATTAGTGAAAACTTATTAAAGAAAGACCTCAGTGCAGTAACTCACATAAGCAATGGATGCAAGGATGGAAACACATAAGATTCCTTTTTCGCCAATAACGTGGCCAATAAGGGGAAGGACCAAAATCTACAATTTCAAAAATCAGTGTCACAAACCATAATAACTAATTTTAAACTAACACATGCAAAACATGGATCTTAATTGAGTGGTTATAGATTTTCAGAGTGGCACCTGAGAAAAGATGGAACCAATGTCTACCACCATAAGAATTTCTGAGAATTGATTCTTGTCAAAGCCAAATACTGACTTCAAGTAATACTAGGAAAAGAGAGGGATACAAACTATTACCAAACTTCGGCTCTGACTTTAACTCGAGCCAAGTAATTTTGAACACCATATCATATAGTAACAGTGATAGAAGCAATTACCAGTCGGACATCAGTAATGCCACTCATGCCCAATTTATAGAAGAAGTCAACACATGCTATTCGCCTAAGTGATTCACTATAAACACAACAATATAAGAAAATTCGTCAAAATTTGCATTAGCAGTTGTAGCTGACTTTAAAACTTGTCAGTAGTCATTGTAACTCTCTTCAATCAATGAGGCAATTATCCTTTCTTCCTTTAATCCCTTCAAGAATGAAGGAAAAGTTTAATTTAAATCCTGATGGCAAACTTTGCAAATATATGTGAAATCATATGGAACTTTATACATTCTCAGTTTATTGCTAAAAAAAGACTACGTTAGTAAAATACCATCTTTATGTAAGTTTATAAATTCTCAGTTTTTCTTATACTTATACATTCTCAGTTTATTGTTTCAACTAAAGAACAATGCTATTTATGTTCCTAGCAGAGAAAATGCAAACGTATGATCCACATTTTTCTGCAATAAATAGGAAGGGACAAAAAATTCTTTAGTATGTCACATAAATTTTCAAGAATTCCTTTACTGATTAGCTTGTTGATCTGGAGAAGTTTGTACTATATATATAAGCTTTACCTGTTTTTAAATATATTAATGTTCTCTTTGATAGATTCCCAACGTTGTTGTGGTACCCTGATAACCAAAGATGATAATGATGAATGCCGACTAGGTGAAGATGGAGCTCTTTGAAGTGTCTCAaccagaaatattttcatgtagAGGACTGAACAGATCAACAGAATAACAGACACCTGTGAAACCATGGTCTAGTACTTTTATCACTAAAGATTACAAAAGTAAGTAACAAACAATAATGCTGACTTCACAGGTGAACATAGAAAAATGTAACTAGTGAGATACCTGGAAAATCCAACTCTTGGGTAGAAACCTTGTGAAAACATCCCCCAAAGCATGAGAGGCAGAGGCAATTCCTGTTATGAAGCCAAATGCAGTCGCCCTCTTTGACGGTTCAACCACATCTGCCTAAGATAGATTTGTGTTCTCATGCAAGTAGATGACATATTTTAGAAAACATATTTACATCTTAggataaaaaaaagaataaaacaaataaatagatATTGGACCACGGGATAACTCAGGTTCCACCTAGCCACCCACACTGCTATGTCAATAATAATTTCGAAACACAAAATTGTTGTTTCCCTTGGAGAAAATCATGCATATGTAGAGTTTGACTCAAGAGTACCGCAGGATGATGAGTTGGACAGATTATATGCAGCATTTTCCTAAAACGATAAGAAAATTGCAATAATTCTAACCGTGTATGCAAGTGAAATGATGAACAATGTTCCTTGGCCAATCAAGAATGAAAAGGTGCGCAGAATAAGGTAGACATACACAACGGTCCTCGAATCATTCCATGCAAGCACGGCTGCATGAATAAACAGACAATCAGTATCCAGTGCAAACGGGGTAAATGAACAAATAGACAGAGAGCTAGGAGAAGCCTTACTGGTAAACATATAATCTAGAATGAATGATATGGAGTATACACAAAATGAGCTACTGCATTATCAGTATCAGAGCACAGACAGCAGAAAATTACCAAAAGGGATTATGGACGCAGAGGCAGTTAGGAGGAGGATAGGCTTCCGACCATATTCATCAGCTAGCTGGCCCATTAGAGGAAATCCTATTATCTTGAAAATTGCTCCTACCTGCACCCATGCAAATGACATGATTAACAACATGTTTTCACTCCCTCTCCCTACTAGACATTGTTtccattgaaaaaaaaaacagagagaataACTAACATAGCCAAAATAATTACCACTGTTTTCCAGAAGTTAGACAAGAAACTGTATGGTGGCATTTGGACAATCAGACAAGTAGGCACCTACAGCTACCTACCAAAGCAATGCCCGGTTCGGCTGTTCCTATATATATCCTACTTTCAGTACTCATTTGTGAACTGAATTTATTTTGTGGAAGGGCTCAAAGAACGTTTGGCCCCAACAAACGGTACAGAGTGCTCTGTAAGACAGAAAGGTCAGCTTATGGAAGAAACAGAGTAGAAGCAATGCTTTCCGTTCTGCTCGGGACGTGGGGCCCCTTGCCGGATTAATTTCGCCAACCTTGCAGGAACTaattatcaaaaagaaaaaaacttgcAGGAACCGGATCCTGAAATTTCATAGACTTTTACCAAAACTGCTATTCCCACGTAGTAACATGCGAATTGCGAAGGTCGTCGTTTCGCTAGCCAACAACAACAAAGGGGAAAATGCTGCAAAGGTAGGTGCGGTGTTACGAGCAGAGCCATGTGCTGGAGCTCAGTGGGGTAGTGGATTCCAGGGCAGCATCAACACCAAGCGAACTACACCCATGCCGATGGCCCTTCCTGCGCCAGAGGCCCTCGAACATCCTCTCCCCCCTGCCCTTAATGCTTTTGTGTGCTCGTCTTTCAGTTTCAGAGAGCTTGAATGCTTGATAGCTAGGGAGGGAGGggattgaggaagaagaagatttggggggggggggggggcgtcgaAGGAATCCAAATCGCCGTCTCACTCCGATTGGAGCTGCCGCTCTCTCTAGCTCCCATCTCCGCAGGCAGAGAGCAGAGAGAAGCCAAAGAAGACCGAAGGATTGGTTTGGGTGCATACCGAAGCCTGAatgccggtgaggtagatggccTCCGGGCACTTCCTGCC
The genomic region above belongs to Panicum virgatum strain AP13 chromosome 8N, P.virgatum_v5, whole genome shotgun sequence and contains:
- the LOC120685667 gene encoding tetracycline resistance protein, class A-like isoform X1 → MGAAAVRPLLHLLVGLVLYEVAEEMVVPALVDKVTDALCPDHGRKCPEAIYLTGIQASVGAIFKIIGFPLMGQLADEYGRKPILLLTASASIIPFAVLAWNDSRTVVYVYLILRTFSFLIGQGTLFIISLAYTADVVEPSKRATAFGFITGIASASHALGDVFTRFLPKSWIFQTMVSQVSVILLICSVLYMKIFLVETLQRAPSSPSRHSSLSSLVIRVPQQRWESIKENINIFKNSESLRRIACVDFFYKLGMSGITDVRLYYLKSVFGFDKNQFSEILMVVDIGSIFSQILVLPLIGHVIGEKGILCVSILASIAYAFLYGVAWAWWVPYFSSLFGIIFVMARPAIHAIISREVLSTEQGKAQGFIATVQSIAIMLAPLFMNPLTCEQVVLTIFYVAWGTTGLCTLYYSYFDLILSFTSVSAYFISQEAPFNCKGFSFIVASVVLVASLCFACTLHRKSADKCTEVAVSDEPSEEALQAPLLA